Proteins encoded in a region of the Podospora pseudopauciseta strain CBS 411.78 chromosome 6, whole genome shotgun sequence genome:
- a CDS encoding hypothetical protein (EggNog:ENOG503P0KC) translates to MRSHERVIPHLKIGVDPGPILEAKNKLVKFWEHVNPVTVTGQFLLELLSRLRQHGNKSLHPPHATTRLYRSIAAWFLTSGKLKHFGQYYHSRARTTPQEADDLFDFFQILDREFPSLVSPCSSRNSPRQTLIRVPAPKPTASLGFPSSITYYLPFAAAKMASSKENPNLEHRLWPAIYKKRISAYLVDFLGERSSRRSLKRKGLYRVCILCAPVRRFLEDEKKQVSSVKVLNKDMRAHLHNKIDDVALGEDLQHVTKKPERLVMVTKTFKLGDGHLKRWVGKVEQVREVMRGFDARLLEEVVGDVDVLGEVVRGGGGEGATERVAKRRRLY, encoded by the exons ATGCGCTCTCATGAAAGGGTTATCCCGCACCTCAAAATCGGAGTGGATCCTGGGCCAATCCTGGAGGCCAAAAACAAACTGGTCAAGTTCTGGGAACATGTAAACCCTGTGACTGTGACTGGCCAGTTTCTACTCGAGCTTCTCTCTCGCCTCAGACAACACGGCAACAAAAGTCTCCACCCACCCCATGCCACGACTCGACTCTACCGAAGCATCGCAGCTTGGTTCCTCACGTCGGGAAAGCTCAAGCACTTCGGCCAGTATTATCATTCGCGGGCCAGAACCACACCACAGGAGGCAGATGATCTCTTCGATTTCTTCCAGATTCTCGACCGCGAATTTCCCTCTCTCGTCTCACCTTGTTCGTCGAGGAACTCTCCAAGGCAGACCTTAATACGGGTGCCAGCTCCGAAGCCCACCGCTTCACTTGGattcccctcctcaatcaCCTACTACCTACCCTTTGCCGCCGCCAAAATGGCTTCTTCCAAAGAGAATCCAAACCTGGAGCATCGGCTCTGGCCGGCAATCTACAAGAAACGCATCTCAGCTTATTTAGTTGACTTCCTCGGTGAGCGATCTAGCCGGCGTTCTCTCAAACGAAAGGGTCTCTACCGCGTTTGTATACTATGCGCCCCGGTGAGAAGGTTTttggaggacgagaagaaaCAGGTGTCTAGTGTGAAGGTCTTGAACAAGGACATGAGGGCGCATTTGCATAACAAGATTGATGATGTGGCGCTTGGGGAGGATTTGCAGCATGTTACGAAGAAGccggagaggttggtgatggtgacgaAGACATTTAAGCTGGGTGACGGACATCTGAAGCGGTGGGTGGGGAAGGTGGAACAGGTCAGAgaggtgatgagggggtttgaTGCTCGGcttcttgaggaggttgttggagatgttgatgttttgggggaggttgttaggggaggt gggggggagggggctaCGGAGAGGGTGGCGAAAAGGAGGAGACTTTATTGA